A section of the Methanococcoides sp. LMO-2 genome encodes:
- the glmM gene encoding phosphoglucosamine mutase, whose translation MAFFGTNGVRGIANEYITPQLAIDVAKSLGTYMGSKGIIAIGRDTRISGEMLKSAAIAGALSTGVTVIDIGTAPIPAIQYYVRDHADAGIGVTASHNPREYNGIKLVAGDGSEFSREGEKAVERIYMSKEFSTATWERTGNFHKDNNANEYYINGIINSVEAENIREKKFRVVVDTGCGAGSLTLPFLLRRLGCEVITLNAQIDGTFPWRNPEPTPDVLTELADIVKSRGADMGVAQDGDADRAVFFDENGDFIDEDVLLSMMAKYILEDNKGPIVTPVSSSQRMLDVAEEAEVELHWTAVGSINVARKMMETGAVFGGEGNGGLIFPEHQYCRDGAMAAAKLLEIMASGKTLSSLVKSVPEYFNSKTKVHCSNLKEAMESIKEHVMGGEHEVDTTDGVKIWHEDGWLLIRPSGTEPIIRIFAETKTKERAEQLMNEGVELVEKFKA comes from the coding sequence ATGGCGTTTTTTGGTACAAACGGAGTAAGGGGCATTGCCAATGAATACATCACACCGCAGCTTGCAATAGATGTTGCAAAAAGCCTTGGGACCTACATGGGCTCAAAAGGAATTATCGCTATCGGACGTGACACAAGAATTTCCGGAGAGATGCTTAAATCTGCAGCTATTGCAGGAGCACTTTCCACAGGAGTGACAGTTATAGACATCGGGACGGCACCAATACCTGCAATACAGTACTACGTCAGGGACCATGCTGACGCAGGCATCGGGGTTACCGCATCTCACAACCCAAGAGAATACAACGGAATAAAACTGGTTGCAGGAGATGGAAGTGAGTTCTCACGTGAAGGAGAGAAGGCCGTCGAAAGGATCTACATGTCAAAGGAGTTCTCCACTGCAACCTGGGAGAGGACAGGCAACTTCCACAAGGACAACAATGCTAACGAATATTACATCAACGGCATCATCAACTCAGTGGAAGCTGAGAACATACGGGAAAAGAAGTTCAGGGTCGTTGTGGATACAGGCTGTGGCGCCGGCTCCCTTACACTGCCTTTCCTGCTCAGGAGACTTGGCTGTGAGGTCATAACCCTCAATGCACAGATCGACGGCACATTCCCATGGAGGAACCCTGAACCAACACCAGATGTCCTGACAGAACTTGCGGACATCGTGAAGAGCAGAGGCGCAGATATGGGTGTCGCACAGGACGGAGACGCTGACAGGGCGGTTTTCTTTGATGAGAATGGGGACTTCATCGATGAGGACGTGCTCCTTTCCATGATGGCAAAGTACATCCTTGAAGATAACAAAGGTCCGATCGTCACCCCGGTAAGTTCTTCCCAGCGCATGCTGGACGTTGCCGAGGAAGCAGAAGTCGAGCTTCACTGGACCGCCGTCGGTTCGATCAATGTGGCAAGAAAGATGATGGAGACCGGTGCGGTCTTCGGAGGAGAGGGTAATGGCGGCCTCATTTTCCCTGAGCACCAGTACTGCCGCGACGGCGCCATGGCAGCTGCAAAGCTGCTTGAGATCATGGCCTCAGGAAAAACGCTCTCATCCCTTGTGAAAAGCGTTCCTGAATACTTCAACTCAAAGACAAAGGTCCACTGCAGCAACCTTAAGGAAGCCATGGAGAGCATCAAGGAACACGTCATGGGCGGAGAGCACGAAGTTGATACCACCGATGGGGTCAAGATCTGGCATGAGGACGGCTGGCTTCTCATCAGGCCATCAGGAACAGAACCCATTATCCGCATATTCGCAGAAACAAAGACAAAAGAGAGAGCTGAACAGCTCATGAACGAAGGTGTGGAACTGGTAGAAAAATTCAAGGCCTGA
- a CDS encoding multiprotein bridging factor aMBF1 → MQCEICGTEIRGQAIEVTIDGSQLKVCSKCAQYGTAVKARSPVSRKISPVSPQTKRNVPKRTGQRRDPFAELSDELVDEYEKIIHEAREKRGWTQEVLATKIKEKASLIKKIERGEIVPEDSVRKKIEKALNIQLTERVGESDWSADRLNKGTTLGDIVTIKRK, encoded by the coding sequence ATGCAATGCGAAATATGTGGCACAGAGATCAGAGGACAGGCAATAGAAGTCACAATTGATGGAAGCCAGCTTAAGGTGTGCAGCAAATGCGCACAATATGGAACGGCAGTAAAAGCCCGTTCACCTGTTTCCAGGAAGATATCGCCTGTGTCACCTCAAACAAAAAGAAATGTTCCAAAAAGAACAGGTCAGAGGCGTGATCCTTTCGCAGAACTTAGCGACGAACTTGTCGATGAATACGAGAAGATCATACATGAGGCCCGTGAAAAACGTGGATGGACCCAGGAAGTGCTTGCCACAAAGATAAAGGAAAAGGCATCACTTATCAAGAAGATCGAACGTGGAGAGATCGTCCCGGAAGATTCAGTCAGAAAGAAGATCGAAAAAGCGCTGAACATCCAACTTACAGAACGCGTTGGCGAAAGCGATTGGAGTGCTGACCGCCTTAACAAGGGAACCACACTCGGCGATATCGTTACGATCAAGAGAAAATAA
- a CDS encoding S-methyl-5-thioribose-1-phosphate isomerase, with protein sequence MRTIDWNDESKNIVLVDQTYLPVELKIIECDNLASICEAIRSLRVRGAPALAAAGGFGMALAVNLSSATSMEMLLKDLKVAADTLKATRPTAVNLAWAVNRVLKATEDAYDLDSIKDIVISEAIRIADEDVKINKSIGKHGHRLLEDGDRVMTHCNAGRMACVDWGTALGVIRSAVEKGKEIEVIACETRPLNQGGRITTWELMQDNIPVTLITDSMSGHVMKNGMVDKVIVGADRITQDVVFNKIGTYTHSVLAREHDIPFFVAAPISTFDPNGWEETVKIEERDADELRYMAGQQIAPANVRVYNPAFDATPMENITAIVTEKGIFQPPFLLDEVMM encoded by the coding sequence ATGAGGACAATAGACTGGAACGATGAATCCAAAAATATCGTATTGGTAGACCAGACGTACCTGCCAGTAGAGCTCAAGATCATTGAATGCGACAACCTTGCCTCCATCTGCGAAGCAATAAGGTCACTGAGGGTCAGAGGTGCCCCCGCACTGGCTGCAGCCGGAGGTTTTGGAATGGCACTTGCAGTAAACTTAAGCAGCGCAACTTCTATGGAAATGCTGCTCAAGGACCTGAAGGTCGCCGCTGACACTCTCAAGGCAACAAGACCAACTGCAGTGAACCTTGCATGGGCTGTGAACAGAGTGCTTAAGGCAACAGAGGATGCCTATGACCTTGACAGCATCAAGGACATTGTGATATCCGAAGCAATAAGGATCGCAGACGAGGATGTGAAGATCAACAAGTCCATCGGAAAGCATGGCCACAGGCTGCTTGAGGACGGTGACAGGGTCATGACACACTGCAATGCCGGCAGGATGGCCTGTGTGGACTGGGGCACGGCACTGGGAGTCATCAGGTCCGCTGTGGAAAAAGGAAAAGAGATAGAGGTCATCGCCTGTGAGACACGTCCCCTGAACCAGGGAGGGCGCATCACCACATGGGAACTCATGCAGGACAATATCCCGGTCACCCTGATCACAGATTCAATGTCCGGTCACGTGATGAAGAACGGTATGGTGGACAAGGTCATCGTAGGTGCTGACAGGATCACACAGGATGTTGTCTTCAACAAGATCGGAACCTACACACATTCAGTACTCGCAAGGGAACATGATATCCCATTTTTTGTTGCAGCGCCGATCTCCACATTCGACCCCAACGGCTGGGAAGAGACCGTGAAGATAGAAGAGAGGGATGCAGACGAACTTCGCTACATGGCTGGTCAGCAGATCGCACCTGCAAATGTCAGGGTCTACAATCCGGCATTCGATGCCACACCTATGGAGAACATCACGGCCATTGTTACTGAAAAAGGAATATTCCAGCCACCGTTCCTGCTGGATGAAGTAATGATGTAA
- a CDS encoding proteasome-activating nucleotidase, translating to MSETIDEEPGNNNYGFHGIVNNSGEYTTGSDEDFSKYLLDRMKQLESRNTMLKEQCGQIESEKRFMESQKLKYERESQRLQSELDRLKSVPLVVANVVDVFDDGRVLIRSSTGPQFLVKASPELDEDLLIPGSRVGLNQQTLAVVDVIPVSDEPVISAMEVIESQEVDYSQIGGLDDQIREVSESVELPLTRPESFVRIGISPPKGVMLYGPPGTGKTLLAKAVAHRTNATFIRVVGSELVQKYIGDGAKLVRDIFEMARKKAPSIIFIDELDAIAATRLNDTNGADREVQRTLMQLLAEMDGFDNRGDIRIIAATNRPDVLDPAIIRPGRFDRVIEIPLPDQSGRECIFHIHTDRLSIDDDVDLAKLAKLTEGASGADIGAIVMEAGMFAVRQNNDSISMSNLVEAVDKVISAPDIIHDPSLQMFS from the coding sequence ATGAGCGAAACAATAGATGAAGAACCAGGAAATAACAATTATGGTTTCCATGGAATTGTCAATAATTCCGGTGAATACACCACCGGGAGCGATGAGGACTTCTCTAAGTATCTTCTGGACCGAATGAAACAGCTTGAATCACGCAACACTATGCTCAAAGAGCAATGTGGGCAGATCGAGTCTGAAAAGCGTTTCATGGAATCCCAGAAGCTCAAGTATGAGCGCGAGTCACAGAGGCTGCAGTCAGAGCTGGATCGGTTAAAATCCGTGCCCCTGGTAGTTGCGAACGTAGTTGATGTTTTTGATGACGGCAGGGTCCTGATAAGAAGCAGCACCGGCCCACAATTCCTTGTGAAGGCCTCCCCGGAACTCGATGAAGATCTTCTTATTCCCGGTTCAAGGGTTGGCCTTAACCAGCAGACATTGGCGGTCGTTGATGTCATCCCGGTGTCCGATGAGCCTGTGATCTCCGCCATGGAAGTTATCGAGTCCCAGGAAGTGGACTATTCCCAGATAGGCGGGCTTGATGACCAGATTCGGGAAGTCAGTGAATCCGTGGAGTTGCCGCTTACAAGACCCGAATCCTTTGTACGCATAGGTATCTCTCCGCCAAAGGGCGTTATGCTATATGGTCCTCCGGGGACGGGTAAGACACTGCTTGCAAAGGCGGTGGCGCACAGGACGAATGCCACTTTCATAAGGGTAGTAGGTTCCGAACTTGTCCAGAAGTATATCGGAGATGGTGCAAAACTTGTCCGGGATATATTTGAGATGGCAAGAAAGAAGGCACCTTCGATCATATTCATCGATGAGCTGGATGCAATCGCAGCCACAAGGTTAAATGATACCAACGGCGCGGACCGTGAGGTACAGCGAACCCTGATGCAGTTGCTTGCCGAGATGGACGGTTTTGATAATCGGGGTGATATTCGCATAATAGCCGCAACCAACCGCCCGGATGTCCTTGATCCGGCGATCATCCGCCCGGGAAGGTTTGACCGTGTGATAGAGATCCCGCTTCCTGACCAGAGTGGCCGTGAGTGCATATTCCACATTCATACTGACCGCCTCTCCATTGATGACGATGTTGATCTTGCAAAGCTGGCAAAGCTCACCGAAGGTGCAAGCGGTGCGGATATCGGTGCTATTGTTATGGAGGCCGGTATGTTCGCTGTTCGCCAGAACAATGACAGCATCAGCATGTCCAATCTGGTTGAAGCAGTGGACAAGGTCATCTCAGCACCGGATATCATACATGACCCGTCGCTCCAGATGTTCTCATAA
- a CDS encoding signal recognition particle protein Srp19, with the protein MRDKGKLVIWPANLDRSRSRRDGRIISRKSSVENPELREISKAAEKLNLHPEVEADKKYPRSWWEASGRVLVDNEEPKTMVARKLAKAIKEARGG; encoded by the coding sequence ATGCGTGACAAAGGGAAACTGGTTATCTGGCCGGCAAACCTGGACAGGTCCAGGTCCAGAAGAGATGGCAGGATCATCTCCAGAAAAAGTTCTGTGGAGAATCCGGAGCTAAGGGAGATCTCAAAAGCCGCTGAGAAGCTGAACCTGCATCCTGAAGTGGAAGCTGATAAGAAATATCCTCGCTCCTGGTGGGAAGCAAGCGGTCGTGTCCTTGTGGATAACGAGGAACCAAAGACCATGGTTGCGAGAAAGCTCGCAAAAGCAATTAAAGAAGCACGTGGCGGATAA
- a CDS encoding HD domain-containing protein — protein MTKPRVIHDPVHGTIILSELEQLLIDTPQFQRLRGIQQLGLADVVFPGANHTRFEHSVGTMHTASLLGNYLELDDESILKLRLAGLLHDVGHSAFSHAVESVLKRDPAIRPKINGKSFLKHEAFTRHIVSEVLPESSVISRFVSDELGHDPYEFFSEISKIATGDLFVEHPYLSQLMSGDIDADRIDFLLRDSYHTGVSLGLIDLDQIIQCLSIRGDNVVLGDPDAGSFDEELTLAAAESMLIARSHHYTAIIHHPRTQSVRVMLLNALESTLSGLRGSIGDDKVAGMVADFFTKYNDADLLDLINRNGDDAARQLLNNIRDGTIYAPVARFNQKTLSPGTRMALSTIAHNGVATKMLEDGLEKEFGDVLVDLSIATGVPKSARVMAGGHENFFYDESALANGLVRAISRQMSLTAFAHPDAVMDSELASAQEKMRDIVDDLSPRLLNYIRGDQYLPIEGLILLLYAVHKLFEVEKDGYISIPRIRNITWLYRNVVFFKEDSRLKYLFDYDFHTRYGFPYSNKVYEDIQLLVAMGIVDEDLRYYESEGRFRQRYEYVFTDAGVQYAASIVDSYGREFGMITDHLSMNKHSIPRDIVTIPLARYQRDRKKGTSGANR, from the coding sequence ATGACAAAACCCAGGGTGATCCATGACCCTGTTCACGGAACTATCATACTTTCCGAACTTGAACAGCTTCTGATCGATACTCCGCAGTTCCAGAGACTTCGTGGCATACAGCAACTAGGTCTTGCAGACGTTGTATTTCCCGGTGCCAATCACACACGTTTTGAGCACAGTGTCGGTACCATGCACACAGCGTCCCTTTTAGGTAACTATCTTGAACTTGATGATGAGTCAATATTGAAGCTAAGGCTGGCAGGCCTGCTTCATGATGTCGGTCACTCTGCCTTCTCGCATGCCGTTGAAAGTGTGCTCAAAAGGGATCCTGCGATCCGTCCGAAGATCAACGGGAAAAGCTTCCTTAAACATGAGGCTTTCACAAGACACATCGTCTCAGAGGTCCTGCCGGAAAGTTCTGTTATTTCCAGATTTGTAAGTGATGAGCTTGGTCATGATCCATATGAGTTCTTTTCCGAGATCTCAAAGATCGCCACTGGTGACCTGTTCGTTGAACATCCTTATCTTTCTCAGCTGATGTCAGGGGATATCGACGCGGACAGGATCGACTTCCTTCTCAGGGATTCGTATCACACAGGCGTATCTCTTGGCCTCATCGACCTTGACCAGATCATACAATGCCTCTCCATAAGAGGTGACAATGTGGTCCTTGGCGATCCTGATGCCGGCAGCTTCGATGAGGAGCTTACCCTTGCAGCTGCAGAGTCCATGCTTATTGCCCGTTCCCATCATTACACTGCTATCATCCATCACCCACGAACCCAGTCTGTCAGGGTGATGCTCCTGAATGCTCTTGAAAGTACCCTCTCAGGTCTGAGGGGTAGTATCGGAGACGATAAAGTAGCTGGGATGGTGGCAGATTTCTTTACAAAATACAATGATGCTGATCTGCTCGACCTCATCAACAGGAACGGGGACGATGCTGCAAGACAACTGCTGAACAATATCCGTGATGGCACGATATATGCTCCGGTTGCAAGGTTCAACCAGAAGACCCTTTCTCCTGGCACGAGGATGGCCCTTTCCACAATTGCACACAATGGTGTGGCAACAAAGATGCTGGAGGACGGGCTGGAGAAGGAATTCGGGGATGTACTTGTGGACCTGAGCATTGCAACGGGTGTTCCGAAAAGTGCCCGTGTGATGGCAGGGGGACATGAGAACTTCTTCTATGATGAATCAGCTCTTGCCAATGGGTTAGTGCGAGCCATATCCCGGCAGATGTCCCTGACGGCGTTTGCCCATCCTGATGCAGTGATGGATTCAGAGCTTGCTTCTGCACAGGAGAAGATGCGTGATATTGTCGATGACCTCTCTCCGAGGTTACTGAATTACATAAGAGGTGACCAGTATCTTCCAATCGAAGGTCTTATCCTTCTTCTTTATGCTGTACATAAGCTGTTCGAGGTCGAAAAGGATGGCTACATCTCTATTCCGCGAATCAGGAACATTACCTGGCTATATCGGAATGTGGTCTTCTTTAAGGAGGACAGCAGGTTAAAATACCTGTTCGACTATGATTTCCACACAAGATACGGTTTCCCTTACAGCAACAAGGTCTACGAGGACATCCAGTTGCTGGTCGCCATGGGTATCGTGGACGAGGACCTGCGCTACTATGAGTCTGAAGGACGTTTCAGGCAGCGGTATGAGTACGTATTCACCGATGCTGGTGTGCAGTACGCAGCTTCAATCGTGGATTCCTATGGTCGTGAGTTCGGGATGATAACCGATCATCTTTCAATGAACAAACATTCAATACCTCGTGATATCGTAACAATTCCTCTGGCAAGATACCAGAGGGACAGGAAAAAAGGAACATCAGGTGCAAACAGATGA
- a CDS encoding tRNA (adenine-N1)-methyltransferase, producing MKLGEVVLLKTSHRGKIREFITSVSDDKFHTDFGMIEMSELLEKEPGDKVVSHMGQEFVIQLPRMPDFFRHAKRTGAPIMPKDIGMILGYTGINRNDVVLDAGTGSGILAMYLGSIAKRVLSFEIREDFVDVARENIRRAGLENVEVRCGNIVDEVKGFDEKFNAVVLDTMDTPSVVPHIPSILTPGGFLVTYSPFLEQTGQIRKAIDEAGFFEVRTIECIERAMSFSDRGTRPSTSRVGHTGYITIARL from the coding sequence ATGAAGTTAGGTGAAGTAGTGCTGTTAAAGACCAGCCACAGAGGAAAGATCAGGGAATTCATAACATCGGTATCTGATGATAAGTTCCACACAGATTTTGGTATGATCGAGATGTCAGAACTTCTGGAAAAAGAGCCCGGGGACAAAGTGGTTTCCCACATGGGTCAGGAGTTTGTTATCCAGCTTCCAAGGATGCCGGATTTCTTCAGGCATGCAAAGCGCACCGGTGCTCCCATCATGCCCAAGGATATCGGTATGATACTTGGCTATACCGGCATCAACAGGAACGATGTTGTTCTTGATGCAGGGACAGGTTCAGGTATCCTTGCCATGTACCTGGGTTCCATCGCAAAGAGGGTCCTCAGTTTTGAGATCAGGGAAGATTTCGTTGATGTGGCTCGTGAGAATATCCGACGAGCAGGTCTGGAGAACGTGGAGGTCCGCTGTGGTAACATCGTTGATGAGGTTAAGGGTTTTGACGAAAAGTTCAATGCTGTGGTACTTGACACAATGGATACACCTTCAGTTGTGCCTCATATTCCTTCAATACTAACTCCTGGTGGCTTCCTTGTAACATATTCTCCTTTCCTTGAGCAGACCGGACAGATAAGAAAAGCAATAGATGAGGCAGGTTTCTTTGAAGTAAGGACAATTGAGTGTATCGAGCGTGCCATGTCCTTTTCAGACCGCGGCACACGCCCGTCCACTTCCCGCGTAGGTCATACTGGCTATATTACCATTGCAAGACTGTAA
- a CDS encoding DUF99 family protein: MSLVFHIKPEIRILGIDDSALIRDNILIVGAFFRGGLWLDGVMRSEITRDGMDATDRIIDMVTSSKHYGQIRVIMLDGVTYGGFNPVDIVRLNEETGIPVIVLMRELPDFEKIKTALHHLPEADKRMEMMLRAGRVIKTISKDASNPVFIQCAGIDVCLACDIVRLSSTRSNIPEPLRVAHLISTGIICGESRGKA, from the coding sequence GTGAGTTTGGTCTTTCATATCAAACCTGAGATCAGGATCCTTGGTATCGATGATTCTGCACTGATACGTGACAACATACTCATAGTCGGAGCTTTCTTCCGGGGCGGTCTGTGGCTGGACGGGGTAATGCGGTCAGAGATCACCCGGGATGGTATGGATGCTACTGATCGAATAATTGATATGGTGACCTCCAGCAAGCATTATGGCCAGATAAGGGTCATCATGTTGGATGGTGTAACTTACGGTGGTTTCAATCCAGTGGACATTGTAAGGCTTAATGAGGAAACCGGAATTCCGGTGATCGTTCTCATGCGTGAGCTCCCGGACTTTGAAAAAATAAAGACGGCACTGCATCATCTGCCTGAGGCCGATAAACGGATGGAGATGATGCTGCGTGCAGGACGTGTCATTAAAACAATATCAAAAGATGCCTCAAATCCTGTTTTCATTCAGTGTGCAGGAATCGATGTATGTCTGGCATGCGATATAGTTCGTCTGTCCTCCACAAGGAGTAACATACCCGAACCATTGCGCGTTGCCCATTTGATCTCCACCGGCATCATTTGTGGTGAGTCAAGGGGAAAGGCCTGA
- a CDS encoding preprotein translocase subunit Sec61beta, whose translation MAKQKSGGSGLMSSAGLMRYYDADKRAIHLQPKTVMIFGALCGIVILALSAGFGLWP comes from the coding sequence ATGGCTAAACAAAAATCTGGCGGAAGCGGACTTATGTCATCCGCAGGTCTCATGAGGTACTACGATGCGGATAAAAGAGCAATTCACCTGCAGCCAAAGACAGTTATGATCTTTGGAGCACTCTGTGGAATCGTTATTCTCGCATTAAGTGCAGGTTTTGGCCTCTGGCCATAA
- the proC gene encoding pyrroline-5-carboxylate reductase — protein sequence MQLTDRKIGFIGTGKMGESLIRGILGAHSEISIYASDVYEPALERLNKELGINVSTENASTIMNSDIVVLAIKPQILKDILAQIKDDITSDKLVISIAAGVPVAAIEDELNSDARVIRVMPNIAATVAEAASAICTGTNATAEDAEVALAIFRSLGSAIQIPEKLMDAVTGLSGSGPAYIFPVIEAMADGAVHEGLDRASAITLAAQTVLGAAKMVLETGMHPGELKDMVTSPAGTTIRGIHTLEESGVRAAFMNAVIASSERSKELGK from the coding sequence ATGCAGCTTACAGACAGGAAGATCGGATTCATAGGCACAGGAAAAATGGGAGAGTCCCTTATCAGGGGAATTCTCGGAGCACACAGCGAGATCAGCATCTATGCAAGCGATGTCTACGAACCTGCTCTTGAGAGACTTAACAAGGAACTTGGCATCAACGTTTCCACCGAAAATGCCAGTACCATAATGAACTCCGATATTGTTGTTCTTGCAATTAAACCCCAGATACTTAAGGACATACTAGCACAGATCAAGGATGACATCACATCCGACAAACTTGTGATATCAATTGCAGCAGGAGTCCCTGTCGCAGCTATTGAGGATGAGCTCAACAGCGATGCAAGGGTCATAAGGGTAATGCCAAATATCGCTGCAACTGTAGCCGAAGCTGCATCAGCTATCTGTACAGGTACCAATGCTACCGCAGAGGATGCAGAGGTCGCCCTTGCGATCTTCAGGTCCCTTGGAAGTGCGATCCAGATCCCAGAAAAGCTCATGGATGCGGTCACCGGCCTCTCTGGCAGTGGTCCTGCATACATATTCCCTGTTATCGAGGCAATGGCAGATGGTGCGGTCCATGAAGGACTTGACCGTGCAAGCGCGATCACACTTGCCGCACAGACAGTCCTTGGAGCTGCAAAGATGGTCCTTGAGACAGGAATGCACCCAGGGGAGCTTAAGGATATGGTTACCTCCCCCGCAGGAACCACAATTCGTGGAATACATACACTTGAAGAAAGCGGAGTAAGAGCTGCTTTCATGAACGCTGTCATCGCGTCTTCCGAAAGGTCAAAGGAGCTGGGCAAATAA